From one Anabas testudineus chromosome 18, fAnaTes1.2, whole genome shotgun sequence genomic stretch:
- the LOC113168265 gene encoding protein ANTAGONIST OF LIKE HETEROCHROMATIN PROTEIN 1-like, translating into MEVNVRGMVLALLIFYYLACIYHFKQTLQFENEARLRRGNNILMHWSRRRRISRQYRRRRAMILLNCEMLISRRYYRRSIRSIWTYPRSSSWWPYICNTWTDKEWLINFRMRRSSFNLLCDTLRPWLTHQNTQYRQAVPVEVRTAICIWRLATNLEFRSISHLFGVGLSTCCTITQEVVTAINVVMKPQYIKRPSLTEFRQIVQGFRDRWRFPQVAGAIDGTHIKIRAPPDNSSCYYNRKGDYSIILQGVVDHRMRFWDINVGRPGRVHDARVFSLSSLYKHGSEGTLLLLHN; encoded by the exons ATGGAGGTCAATGTACGCGGGATGGTCCTCGCCCTGCTGATTTTTTATTACCTTGCTTGCATTTACCACTTCAAACAAACCCTACAGTTTGAAAATGAAGCGCGGTTACGGCGGGGAAACAACATATTGATGCACTGGAGTCGCCGAAGGCGCATATCAAGACAATACAGGAGACGGCGTGCAATGATCTTATTGAACTGTGAGATGTTAATCAGCCGAAGATATTACCGAAGATCCATCAG GAGCATTTGGACATATCCACGTAGCAGCAGTTGGTGGCCTTACATCTGCAACACCTGGACGGACAAGGAATGGCTGATAAATTTCAGAATGCGGAGAAGCAGTTTCAACCTACTGTGTGACACTCTCCGGCCCTGGCTGACACACCAGAATACGCAGTACAGGCAGGCAGTTCCTGTAGAAGTTCGCACGGCCATTTGTATTTGGAGGTTGGCCACAAATCTGGAGTTTAGATCGATCTCACATCTGTTTGGAGTTGGGTTATCAACATGTTGCACTATCACTCAAGAAGTTGTGACTGCTATAAATGTTGTAATGAAGCCTCAGTACATAAAGCGTCCCTCTTTGACAGAGTTCAGGCAGATAGTGCAAGGTTTTCGAGACAGATGGAGATTCCCTCAAGTGGCAGGAGCAATAGATGGAACCCATATTAAGATCAGAGCTCCACCTGACAACTCATCCTGTTACTATAATAGGAAAGGAGACTATTCAATTATTTTACAGGGTGTGGTGGACCATAGGATGAGATTTTGGGACATTAATGTGGGACGACCAGGAAGAGTGCATGATGCTCgtgttttctccctctcatcGTTGTATAAACATGGTAGTGAAGGGACACTTTTATTGTTACACaattaa
- the LOC113168274 gene encoding zinc finger protein 79-like, whose translation MSSPQKKHRNAKKQCQYCNKEFSSSYKLKNHERVHTGEKPHQCQECGSAFSSKGQLKIHYQRYHSGEKPYSCDQCDKAFVTAGELILHQRYHSGEKPYSCEQCGKAFVSAGKLKLHQRVHSGEKPYSCEQCGKAFSRLDSLNRHFLIHTGEKSHHCDECGKDFTQSGHLTDHKRIHSGEKPYQCRHCEKTFTFLPNRNRHERTHTGVKPFKCEECGKRFTLIETLIIHRNIHTKDP comes from the exons atGAGTTCTCCCCAAAAG aaacacagaaacgCAAAGAAACAATGTCAGTATTGTAACAAAGAATTCTCTTCATCATACAAACTAAAGAATCATGAGAGAgttcatactggagagaaaccgCATCAGTGTCAGGAGTGCGGCAGTGCATTCTCATCAAAGGGACAGCTAAAAATTCACTATCAGAGAtatcacagtggagagaaaccatacagctgtgatCAGTGTGACAAAGCTTTCGTAACAGCAGGAGAGTTAATACTTCATCAGAGAtatcacagtggagagaaaccatacagctgtgagcAGTGTGGTAAAGCTTTTGTATCAGCAGGAAAATTAAAACTTCATCAGAGagttcacagtggagagaaaccatacagctgtgagcAGTGTGGTAAAGCTTTCTCTCGGTTGGATTCACTAAATAGACACTTTCtcattcacactggagaaaaatcTCATCACTGTGATGAGTGTGGGAAAGACTTTACTCAATCAGGACACCTAACTGATCATAAACgtattcacagtggagagaaaccataccagTGCAGACATTGTGAGAAAACTTTCACTTTTTTACCAAACCGCAACAGACATGAACGAACACATACTGGAGTGAAACCATTTAAATGTGAGGAGTGTGGGAAGAGATTCACCCTGATAGaaacattaataattcatagaAACATCCACACTAAAGATCCTTAG